In the Fusobacterium simiae genome, GGAGTTATATCAATGACTGGAAGAGCAGTTGAAGAATCAGATAGATTTTTTGAACACTTAAAAAATGAAAAATAAATTATAGTGAGGTGATAGTTTGTATCCAAGATTAGAGATAAATTTAAAAAAATTAAAAAATAATTTACGAATTATATCAAATCTTTTAAGAAAAAATAAAATTTCTTTAGCCATGGTAACCAAGGCTTACTGTGCTGATATAAATATAGTAAATGAACTTGTTAAAGATGAGAATTTAGTTGACTATTTAGCAGATTCAAGAATAGAAAATCTTAAAGGACTAAGTCAAATAAATATTCCCAAGATACTTCTAAGAATTCCTATGAAAAGTGAAGTTGAAGATGTTATTAAATATGCTGATATAAGTTTTAACTCAGAATATGAAACTATTGAAGAATTAAATAAAGAAGCAAAAAAAATTAATAAAGTTCATAAAATCGTTATTATGGTGGATTTAGGAGATTTGAGAGAAGGTTATTTTGTTGAAAAAGATCTCTTTGACAATATAAAAAAAATTCAAGATTTAACTAATATTTCTATTGTAGGTGTTGCAACTAATTTAACTTGTTATGGAGCTATTTTACCATCAGAAAAAAATCTTTCAAAATTAGTGAGTATAGCTGAAAGACTTGAAAAAGATTACAATATTGATATAAAAATAATTTCTGGAGGAAATTCAAGTTCATTATTCCTTATAGATGAAAATAAGTTGCTATCAAAAATAAATAATCTTAGAATAGGTGAAGCTATTTTACTTGGAAGAGAAACAGCTTATGGTAAAAGAATAAGTGGAACATTTAATGATGCTTTTAAATTGATATGTGAAGTTATAGAAAATAAAGAAAAACCATCTGTTCCAATAGGTGAAAG is a window encoding:
- the orr gene encoding ornithine racemase Orr, with protein sequence MYPRLEINLKKLKNNLRIISNLLRKNKISLAMVTKAYCADINIVNELVKDENLVDYLADSRIENLKGLSQINIPKILLRIPMKSEVEDVIKYADISFNSEYETIEELNKEAKKINKVHKIVIMVDLGDLREGYFVEKDLFDNIKKIQDLTNISIVGVATNLTCYGAILPSEKNLSKLVSIAERLEKDYNIDIKIISGGNSSSLFLIDENKLLSKINNLRIGEAILLGRETAYGKRISGTFNDAFKLICEVIENKEKPSVPIGESGVDAFGNKPIFEDKGIMQRAILGIGRQDISIDSLNPIDKDIEVIGASSDHTIVDVTKSKNKYSIGDKIEFLLDYSGIMTASTSKYVKKYYIF